One segment of Thermodesulfovibrio sp. 3907-1M DNA contains the following:
- a CDS encoding hydrogenase iron-sulfur subunit: MKMAWEPRLIVIACQWCTYQGADLAGSLRYSYPPTVHIVRVPCSGRVEPEFIAEALRRGADGVFIGGCHFGDCHYKEGNYKAIRRFKLFKRVATDLGIEPERIQLEWISGSEGKRFSEAMTEFDAKIRELGPNPLKGGAQ, encoded by the coding sequence ATTAAGATGGCATGGGAGCCAAGGCTAATTGTTATTGCCTGCCAGTGGTGTACATATCAGGGGGCAGATCTGGCAGGAAGTCTCCGTTACAGTTATCCTCCTACAGTGCATATTGTAAGAGTGCCCTGTAGTGGAAGAGTTGAACCCGAATTTATTGCAGAAGCCCTCAGAAGAGGTGCAGATGGTGTATTTATTGGTGGATGCCACTTTGGTGACTGCCATTATAAAGAGGGTAACTACAAAGCAATCAGAAGATTCAAACTCTTTAAGAGAGTTGCCACAGATCTCGGAATTGAGCCTGAAAGAATTCAGCTTGAATGGATCTCAGGAAGTGAAGGCAAGAGATTTTCTGAAGCCATGACAGAGTTTGATGCTAAAATTAGGGAACTTGGACCAAATCCATTGAAAGGAGGGGCACAATGA
- a CDS encoding CoB--CoM heterodisulfide reductase iron-sulfur subunit B family protein, whose translation MKKIGFFLGCNIPFNRPDVEYSARYMLNELGVEIVELEGAACCPAFGTMPSVDLVGWAAASAWNLSIAEEKGVDIITGCGSCYGSLNEARYHMEKHPEIKEQVNKILGKVGKEYKGTVKVWNFINFLYEEIGLDNLKSKIKYNLNGLKCAVQTGCHNLWPSRAYPTNEDNTFYPTRLREICEAMGGVAPHYSTITDCCGMGALRSAASEKSLALFKKKLDVIKEELNPDVTVTGCSSCLLQFDAGQALLVEQKKLDYKIPALHIVQVAAIAMGADVEKATAQASIPLNGVITKIKGGN comes from the coding sequence ATGAAAAAGATAGGATTTTTCCTTGGATGTAACATACCCTTTAATAGACCAGATGTGGAGTATTCAGCAAGGTATATGTTGAATGAACTCGGAGTTGAAATTGTAGAGCTTGAAGGAGCTGCATGCTGTCCTGCCTTTGGAACAATGCCATCAGTTGATCTTGTAGGATGGGCAGCTGCATCAGCATGGAATTTAAGCATTGCTGAGGAAAAAGGTGTTGATATAATTACAGGGTGTGGTTCCTGTTATGGTTCACTAAATGAAGCAAGATATCACATGGAAAAGCATCCTGAGATTAAGGAGCAGGTTAATAAAATTCTTGGTAAAGTCGGGAAAGAATACAAAGGAACAGTAAAGGTATGGAATTTTATTAACTTTTTATATGAAGAAATCGGACTTGACAATCTCAAATCAAAAATAAAATACAATCTCAATGGATTAAAATGCGCTGTTCAGACTGGATGTCACAATCTCTGGCCCAGCAGAGCTTATCCAACAAATGAGGATAACACATTTTATCCAACAAGACTGAGAGAGATTTGCGAAGCTATGGGCGGTGTGGCACCACATTACAGCACAATAACTGACTGCTGTGGAATGGGCGCACTGAGATCTGCTGCTTCTGAAAAATCTCTTGCATTGTTTAAAAAGAAACTTGATGTAATAAAAGAGGAGTTAAATCCTGATGTTACAGTAACGGGCTGCAGCTCATGTTTACTTCAGTTTGATGCAGGACAGGCTCTTTTAGTAGAGCAGAAAAAGCTTGATTACAAGATTCCAGCTCTTCATATTGTTCAGGTTGCTGCTATAGCAATGGGTGCAGATGTTGAAAAAGCAACAGCACAGGCATCAATCCCTTTGAATGGAGTAATAACTAAGATAAAAGGAGGGAATTAA
- a CDS encoding 4Fe-4S dicluster domain-containing protein, whose amino-acid sequence MEEGGVNVIDLTQGDESFVKELEGLGADELRECIQCGKCGATCPMALAGLEFFIKRIVHAANLGLRDVLLEDSSVWGCQSCNRCVEICPMDIKPYEVIQALRRAAIKVESCPANTYEGLRNLYKFGHAVFPKGFEERRKKAGLPEKPPTALSYDELRKKYQEVLKQTILEEIAPFPLD is encoded by the coding sequence ATGGAAGAGGGTGGCGTAAATGTAATTGATCTTACACAGGGAGATGAGAGTTTTGTAAAGGAGTTGGAAGGATTAGGGGCTGATGAACTTAGAGAATGCATACAGTGTGGAAAATGTGGAGCTACATGTCCAATGGCATTAGCGGGCTTAGAGTTTTTTATTAAAAGAATTGTTCATGCTGCAAACTTAGGTTTAAGGGATGTGCTTCTTGAAGACTCTTCAGTGTGGGGGTGTCAGTCCTGTAACCGTTGTGTTGAAATATGCCCAATGGATATAAAACCTTATGAAGTTATTCAAGCATTAAGAAGAGCAGCAATTAAGGTTGAATCCTGTCCTGCAAACACCTATGAAGGTTTGAGAAATTTATACAAATTCGGTCATGCAGTATTTCCTAAGGGTTTTGAAGAAAGAAGAAAGAAAGCAGGATTGCCAGAAAAACCACCAACCGCATTGAGTTATGACGAGTTAAGGAAAAAATACCAGGAAGTTTTAAAACAAACTATCCTGGAAGAAATAGCACCATTCCCGCTTGACTAA
- a CDS encoding F420-nonreducing hydrogenase: MSKPKLAYYLAGGCGGCDIAVVDLSEALVDVALQLDIVFWAPTVADVKYKDLEAMPDGSIDVGLFSGNVRNSEHEHIAKVLRQKCKVLIAFGICASCGGIKGLVNLHTTEQLLEKAYINTFSTDNPEKILPQTTVVVDGKYELTLPTLMDARALDQVVKVDYYIGGCPPYHEHIAKAFTALLSGQLPPPGSWITMGKAVCEVCDRNPVLKGKPKKLATEVKRTIDGAPSEDGCLLEEGYLCLGPVTQGDCGAKCPSANIPCRGCGGPIPGVKDFGLRAISAIASMLDNEELVDKIPDPVHLFYRYTLPSSFLGKRIKR, translated from the coding sequence ATGAGTAAACCTAAACTTGCATATTATCTTGCCGGAGGTTGTGGTGGCTGTGATATTGCAGTTGTAGATTTATCTGAAGCATTGGTAGATGTTGCTTTACAATTAGATATAGTATTCTGGGCACCAACAGTGGCAGATGTAAAGTATAAAGATCTTGAAGCAATGCCAGATGGTTCAATTGATGTAGGGCTTTTTAGTGGTAATGTAAGGAATTCAGAGCATGAGCATATTGCAAAGGTATTAAGACAGAAATGTAAAGTTCTTATCGCTTTTGGAATATGTGCATCATGTGGTGGAATAAAAGGACTTGTGAATTTACATACAACTGAGCAGTTACTTGAAAAAGCATACATCAATACATTCAGCACAGATAATCCAGAAAAGATACTTCCTCAAACAACTGTTGTGGTGGATGGAAAATATGAGTTAACGCTGCCAACTTTGATGGATGCAAGGGCTCTTGATCAGGTTGTAAAGGTGGATTATTACATAGGTGGATGCCCTCCCTATCATGAACATATAGCAAAGGCATTTACAGCTTTACTCTCTGGACAGCTTCCACCTCCAGGTTCATGGATTACAATGGGCAAGGCTGTATGCGAGGTATGCGATAGAAATCCTGTATTAAAAGGCAAACCAAAGAAGCTTGCCACTGAGGTAAAAAGAACAATTGATGGAGCACCAAGTGAAGACGGATGCCTTCTTGAAGAAGGATATCTATGTCTTGGTCCTGTAACGCAGGGAGATTGTGGTGCAAAATGTCCTTCTGCAAATATTCCATGTAGAGGCTGCGGAGGACCAATCCCTGGAGTCAAAGACTTTGGTCTCAGAGCAATAAGTGCTATTGCAAGCATGCTTGACAATGAAGAGCTTGTGGATAAGATTCCAGATCCGGTTCATTTATTTTATAGATACACACTGCCAAGTTCTTTTCTTGGCAAAAGAATAAAGAGATGA